A genomic segment from Aspergillus puulaauensis MK2 DNA, chromosome 1, nearly complete sequence encodes:
- a CDS encoding DNA-directed RNA polymerase I core subunit RPA190 (BUSCO:EOG092605OK;~COG:K;~EggNog:ENOG410PG11;~InterPro:IPR007066,IPR007081,IPR007080,IPR007083, IPR038120,IPR000722,IPR042102,IPR006592,IPR015699;~PFAM:PF05000,PF04998,PF04997,PF04983,PF00623;~go_function: GO:0003677 - DNA binding [Evidence IEA];~go_function: GO:0003899 - DNA-directed 5'-3' RNA polymerase activity [Evidence IEA];~go_function: GO:0008270 - zinc ion binding [Evidence IEA];~go_process: GO:0006351 - transcription, DNA-templated [Evidence IEA]): MATFARPVASAIAGINFDVYSDEDIKAISVKRIHNTPTLDSFNNPVPGGLYDPAMGALLDHACTTCHLSTWSCTGHPGHIELPVHVYNVTHLDQLYRLLRAQCVFCHRFQMARTQVNLYVCKLRLLQYGLVDAVAVVDSMGAKTATSRKTKDADGSDGEEDEDEDDLITRRNSYVKRCIREAQAAGMLKSVMAGVKNPLAMEKRRDLVKEFFKDVVAAKKCASCSGISPGYRKDRASKIFRRPFTEKARQAMIQAGLQIPNSLILLQQAKKLNVKEKKAPANGISDTASVTSEAHGAEEEVARGNAVITQMEGKKQGAGDTQQYMPSSEVHAAITLLFEKESEVLNLVYNSRPTLKKDSKVTADMFFIKNIVVPPNKYRPAAQQQGGSIMEAQQNTPLTQILKNCDIINQISKERQSQGADSVTRVRDYRDLLHAIVQLQDTVNGLIDRDRNGQTGSAAANSANGIKQILEKKEGLFRKNMMGKRVNFAARSVISPDPNIETNEIGVPMVFAKKLTYPEPVTNHNFWELKQAVINGPDKYPGAMAIENELGQVTNLKFKSLDERIALANQLLAPSNWRMKGSRNKKVYRHLTTGDVVLMNRQPTLHKPSIMGHKARVLPNEKTIRMHYANCNTYNADFDGDEMNMHFPQNELARTEAMMLADADHQYLVATSGKPLRGLIQDHISMGTWFTCRDAFFDREDYHELLYSCLRPENSHTVSERIQVVSPAVIRPKALWTGKQVITTILKNIMPPARSGLNLKSKSSTPGDRWGKDNEEDQVIFKDGEMLCGILDKKQIGPTAGGLIDSIHEIYGHTVAGKLISILGRLLTRFLNMRAFTCGIDDLRLTNEGNRLRKEKLSEAPKMGRDVALKYVTLDQTTVPNEDAELRRRLEEVSRDDVKQSGLDSVSNARSAQLSTEITKACLPRGLAKPFPWNQMQSMTVTGAKGSAVNANLISCNLGQQVLEGRRVPVMISGKTLPSFRAFDTNPMAGGYVYGRFLTGIKPQEYYFHAMAGREGLIDTAVKTSRSGYLQRCLIKGMEGLRAEYDSSVRETSDGSIIQFLYGEDGLDITKQVHLQDFDFLASNYQSIMEQVNLEKNHSRLEKEAVVNWHKDAMKKVRKSGKLDSMDPVLALYPPGGNLGSTSESFAQSLKKFEDDNTNKLIKDKKKGIDTRLTKKAFDILMNMKYMNSIVDPGEAVGIVAGQSIGEPSTQMTLNTFHLAGHSAKNVTLGIPRLREIVMTASKQIMTPTMTLVLNDELPREHGERFAKAISKLSIAEVVDKVQVRERISTGSTKAKIYDIEISLFPAEEYTAEYAITIRDVQSTLQNKFIPRLVKLTKSELKKRHDEKSLSNSAAQPEIGVSVGTIQEAPRGGDSEEQPPDDDVEDDEDDAKRSKGTQNRSNQVSYEGPEDDEEKMVRRMDAREDEDEENVGEDRDVDMDDSDDDSDDEGHTKDTRLREEDVRSKFAEVTQFKFNPHKGSSCTIQLQYDISTPKLLLLPLVESAARTAVIQSIPGLGNCTFVEADEAKGEPACVVTDGVNLLAMRDYQDIITPHSMYTNSIDHMLTHYGVEAARASIVREMDAVFGGHSISVDNRHLNLIGDVMTHSGGFRAFNRNQLVKDISSPLAKMSFETTVGFLKEAVLERDWDNLNNPSSRIVVGRTGTIGTGAFDVLAPVA, encoded by the exons ATGGCGACTTTCGCACGCCCGGTGGCCTCCGCAATCGCGGGGATCAACTTTGATGTATATTCCGACGAAGACATCAAAGCGATCTCTGTAAAGCGAATTCATAATACTCCCACTCTGGATTCGTTTAACAATCCTGTGCCTGGTGGTCTATATGATCCTGCGATGGGTGCTTTGCTCGACCATGC CTGCACGACATGTCATTTGAGTACCTGGTCTTGTACTGGTCACCCAGGACACATCGAACTTCCGGTACATGTGTATAATGTAACGCATCTCGACCAGCTCTACCGTTTACTGCGAGCGCAATGTGTTTTCTGCCATCGCTTCCAAATGGCTCGTACCCAGGTCAACCTTTACGTTTGCAAGTTGCGCCTTTTGCAATATGGATTAGTCGATGCGGTAGCAGTTGTTGATTCGATGGGGGCAAAAACAGCAACCTCTAGGAAGACTAAGGATGCGGATGGATccgatggcgaagaagatgaagacgaagatgatttgATCACTCGAAGGAATTCATATGTCAAGAGGTGCATCCGAGAAGCACAGGCAGCTGGAATGCTGAAGAGTGTAATGGCTGGAGTGAAAAACCCTTTAGCTATGGAGAAAAGACGAGACTTGGTCAAGGAATTCTTCAAGGATGTCGTGGCTGCTAAAAAGTGTGCTAGCTGCAGTGG aatttcGCCAGGCTATCGAAAAGATCGGGCATCCAAGATTTTCCGTCGGCCGTTCACGGAGAAGGCCCGACAGGCCATGATTCAAGCGGGGCTACAGATACCAAACTCTTTAATCCTTCTTCAGCAAGCGAAGAAGCTGAACGTCAAAGAGAAAAAGGCGCCGGCAAACGGTATCTCTGACACTGCCAGTGTTACTTCGGAGGCTCAtggcgcggaagaagaagttgcgCGCGGGAATGCGGTGATAACCCAGATGGAGGGTAAAAAGCAGGGCGCTGGCGACACTCAACAATATATGCCATCGTCCGAGGTTCACGCAGCAATAACTCTCCTTTTTGAGAAGGAGAGCGAGGTCCTGAACCTCGTGTACAACTCTCGACCTACGCTAAAAAAGGATTCTAAAGTCACAGCGGACATGTTTTTTATCAAGAATATTGTGGTGCCGCCCAACAAATATCGACCGGCtgcgcagcagcaaggaGGTTCGATCATGGAAGCACAGCAGAACACCCCGTTAACACAAATTTTGAAGAACTGCGACATTATCAATCAAATTAGCAAAGAAAGGCAGAGCCAGGGCGCCGATTCAGTCACTCGTGTCCGGGATTACCGGGATCTTCTACACGCGATCGTTCAGCTCCAGGACACTGTCAATGGCTTAATTGATCGTGACCGGAATGGCCAAACAGGgtctgcagcagcaaattCCGCAAATGGTATCAAGCAGATCCtggaaaagaaggaggggTTGTTCCGAAAGAATATGATGGGAAAACGTGTGAACTTTGCTGCTCGCAGTGTTATTTCACCTGACCCGAACATTGAGACCAATGAGATTGGCGTACCGATGGTGTTCGCGAAGAAATTGACTTACCCAGAGCCCGTCACCAACCACAACTTCTGGGAGCTGAAGCAAGCGGTCATCAATGGGCCCGACAAGTACCCTGGCGCCATGGCCATTGAAAATGAGTTAGGGCAAGTCACTAATCTCAAGTTCAAGAGCCTTGACGAGCGGATAGCGCTGGCAAACCAACTTCTAGCGCCGTCAAACTGGAGGATGAAAGGCTCGCGCAATAAGAAGGTCTACCGCCATCTCACCACTGGGGACGTCGTCTTGATGAACCGACAACCCACATTGCACAAGCCCTCTATCATGGGCCACAAGGCTCGTGTACTCCCCAACGAGAAGACAATTCGAATGCACTATGCCAACTGTAATACTTACAATGCGGATTTCGATGGTGACGAGATGAACATGCACTTCCCTCAGAATGAGCTTGCTAGGACAGAAGCAATGATGCTTGCGGATGCGGACCACCAGTATCTCGTTGCGACTTCGGGCAAACCCCTTAGAGGTTTGATTCAGGATCACATTTCGATGGGCACATGGTTCACTTGTCGAGATGCCTTTTTCGACAGGGAAGATTACCACGAGCTGCTATACAGCTGCTTGAGACCCGAAAATTCCCATACAGTCTCGGAAAGGATTCAAGTCGTTAGTCCCGCAGTAATCCGGCCCAAAGCTCTCTGGACCGGAAAGCAGGTTATTACAACAATTCTCAAGAATATCATGCCCCCCGCTAGATCCGGGCTCAACCTGAAAAGTAAGTCCTCAACTCCAGGAGATCGCTGGGGCAAGGACAACGAAGAAGACCAGGTCATATTCAAAGACGGAGAGATGCTTTGCGGAATCTTAGATAAGAAGCAAATCGGGCCTACCGCAGGTGGATTAATTGACTCTATCCACGAAATTTACGGCCACACCGTTGCTGGAAAATTAATCAGTATACTTGGACGACTTTTGACAAGATTCTTGAACATGCGCGCCTTTACCTGTGGTATCGACGATCTTCGGCTCACAAACGAGGGAAATCGCCTGCGAAAAGAGAAACTCAGCGAGGCTCCGAAGATGGGCCGCGATGTTGCTTTGAAATACGTGACACTTGACCAAACTACGGTGCCTAACGAGGATGCTGAGCTACGACGACGTTTAGAAGAGGTTTCGCGTGACGATGTCAAGCAGAGCGGTTTGGATAGCGTATCTAACGCTCGATCGGCGCAGTTATCTACTGAAATCACCAAGGCTTGTCTTCCAAGAGGCCTGGCGAAGCCCTTCCCGTGGAATCAAATGCAGTCTATGACCGTAACGGGAGCAAAGGGTTCCGCGGTTAACGCAAATCTGATTTCTTGCAACCTGGGCCAGCAGGTTCTGGAAGGTCGACGTGTGCCCGTCATGATCAGTGGTAAAACCCTTCCTTCCTTTAGAGCGTTTGATACCAACCCGATGGCTGGTGGTTACGTCTATGGCCGATTCTTGACTGGTATCAAACCCCAAGAGTACTATTTCCACGCCATGGCCGGCCGTGAGGGTCTGATTGATACCGCCGTCAAAACCTCTAGATCTGGTTATTTGCAACGCTGCTTGATCAAGGGTATGGAGGGCTTGCGCGCTGAATATGACTCTTCAGTACGAGAGACTTCGGATGGATCCATCATCCAATTCCTGTacggagaagatggtcttGATATCACGAAGCAGGTTCATCTGCAAGACTTTGACTTCTTAGCCTCGAACTACCAATCCATCATGGAGCAGGTAAACTTGGAGAAGAATCACTCGAGGCTGGAGAAAGAAGCGGTGGTAAATTGGCACAAGGACGCCATGAAGAAGGTGCGCAAATCTGGAAAATTAGATTCTATGGACCCTGTTCTGGCTCTTTACCCTCCTGGAGGTAACTTGGGCAGCACATCCGAGTCATTTGCCCAGTCACTTAAGAAG TTTGAGGATGACAACACGAACAAACTCATtaaggataagaagaaggGTATCGATACTAGATTGACCAAGAAGGCGTTCGACATTTTGATGAACATGAAGTACATGAATTCAATTGTTGACCCAGGCGAAGCTGTCGGAATTGTGGCTGGTCAGTCTATCGGTGAACCGTCCACTCAAATGACCCTGAATACCTTCCACTTGGCAGGTCACTCTGCGAAGAACGTGACGCTGGGTATTCCGCGACTTCGTGAAATCGTGATGACTGCCAGTAAACAAATCATGACTCCAACAATGACACTGGTTCTCAATGACGAACTACCTCGGGAACACGGCGAGAGGTTTGCAAAGGCTATCAGCAAACTCAGCATTGCCGAAGTCGTCGACAAAGTGCAGGTCAGGGAAAGAATTTCTACCGGCAGCACAAAGGCGAAGATTTATGACATCGAAATATCGTTGTTCCCTGCGGAAGAATACACCGCAGAGTATGCGATTACTATCCGGGATGTGCAGTCGACTCTGCAGAACAAGTTCATTCCCAGGCTAGTGAAGCTCACCAAATCTGAGCTGAAGAAACGGCATGATGAGAAGTCATTGAGCAACTCGGCTGCACAGCCTGAGATTGGTGTCTCAGTTGGTACCATTCAGGAAGCCCCCCGAGGTGGTGACTCTGAGGAGCAGCCtcctgatgatgatgtcgaggacgacgaagacgacgccAAACGATCCAAGGGTACTCAGAATAGGTCGAACCAGGTTTCATACGAGGGCcccgaggacgatgaagagaaaaTGGTGCGACGAATGGACGCAcgcgaagatgaagacgaagaaaacGTGGGAGAGGATCGTGATGTCGATATGGATGACTCTGACGATGAttcggacgacgagggcCACACAAAAGACACGAGATTGCGTGAGGAAGACGTCCGGTCTAAGTTCGCCGAGGTTACACAGTTCAAGTTCAACCCGCACAAGGGCTCATCCTGCACTATCCAGTTGCAGTACGATATCTCTACCCCtaagctcctcctcctacCTCTGGTCGAGTCAGCCGCCCGCACTGCAGTCATCCAGTCCATCCCTGGTCTCGGAAACTGTACATTTGTGGAAGCAGATGAGGCTAAGGGCGAACCTGCTTGTGTCGTCACTGACGGTGTCAACTTACTTGCCATGCGTGACTACCAAGACATCATCACACCTCATTCCATGTACACGAACTCCATTGACCACATGCTCACCCACTACGGTGTTGAAGCTGCTCGTGCATCCATCGTTAGGGAAATGGATGCCGTTTTCGGGGGCCACAGTATCTCCGTCGATAACCGCCACTTGAACTTGATCGGTGACGTGATGACACACTCTGGCGGTTTCCGCGCTTTCAACCGTAACCAGCTTGTCAAGGATATCTCATCGCCTCTGGCTAAGATGAGTTTCGAGACAACGGTTGGATTCCTCAAGGAGGCGGTCTTGGAGCGGGATTGGGATAACCTAAACAACCCTAGTAGTAGGATTGTTGTCGGCCGGACCGGAACCATCGGCACAGGTGCATTTGATGTCCTTGCTCCTGTGGCATAG